TCCGCCGCGATTTGCGCGAGCCCGGTGGCCGTCCCGCTGATGTCGACCGAGCCAACGATGACCTGCGCGGTGCCATCGGGGTTCATCTTCACGCAGGCGCTCGCCGGCTCGAGACCGCCGAGCCACCCCCCGGCCGCGACCCCCACCCCCCGGCCGCCGCGGTCGCGATTGCGCCAGAGCGGCGTCTCCTGCGCGGCGCGGAGCACCTCGCGGAGCCCGATCCGCGGCCAGGAGTCACCGTTTGGCATGGGGTCCCCGCCCTGGGAGGCGTTCCGGATCCGGAACTCGATTGGGTCGAGCCCCAGCGAGCGTGCCAAATCGTCCATCACCGACTCGAGGGCAAACGCCGCCTGCGGAGCGCCGGGGGCCCGATAGGCGCCGACCGGCGCTTTGTGGGTCAGGACCTCACGCCCCTGGATATCCAGGTGGGGAGCTTGGTAGTTGCCGCCGAGCATCAACGCAGCGATGTTCAGCGGCGCGCCGGGGAGCGCGCCCGCGTCGAAGAGGAGGCGCGCCTGGATCGCGGTCACCGAGCCGTCTCGGCGCGCGCCAACCCGAACCTCCAGAGCCGACTGGGGCGCGGGCGTGGCGGTCCGGAACTCGTCGGAACGGGTCAGCACGACGCGTACCGGCCGCCGCAGCACCATCGCCATCGCCCCGGCGATAGGTTCCAGGAGCAGGATTTTAGCCCCGAAGCCGCCACCGACCGCCATCGGGACGATGCGCACGGCCGATTCCGGGAGCCCGAGCACCTGCGCGACGTTTTCGCGTGAGTAGAATAGCGCCTGGGTGGCCGTCCACACCGTAAGCCGCCTCGCCGCCGAATCGTAATCCGCGATGGTGGCGTGAGGCTCGAGATAGGCTTGGTGGATCACCGAGGTCCGGAACGACCGCGCAATCACCAGGTCTGCCTCGCGCAGCCCGCGGTCGATGTCGCCGCGCGCGAATCGAACCCGGCTCGTGACGTTGCTGGGCCTCTGGTCCGCCGGACCCTCGTCGACCTTGAGCGCCGCGTGGAGGCTCGCCTCGCCGCTCTTTCCCGCCAGATCGGGCTGCACAAGCGGAGATGCGGGGTCGGCCGCAGCGACCGGATCGATCAACACAGGCAGCGCGCCGAATTCCGCAGCGGCGGCAAGCCGCTCCAACCCGTCCGCCGCCGCCGCCTCGCTCTCCGCGACGATGGCGGCGACGGGCTCGCCGACAAATCGCACCTCTCCCTTCGCGAGCAGATAGCGTCCGCGCGCGTTGGGTACCGCGTCCCCGAAGGGCAGATCCTGCTCGCAGATCACCGCGACGACCCCGGGCACCGCCAGCGCGGCGGCGACCGGGAGGCGACGGATTCGAGCGTGCGCGTAGGGGCTCAAAAAAAGACGGGCGTGAAGCAGCCCGCGCATCTCCTCGTCCGCGACAAAATGTGTACGACCGGTGACTTTCTCCTCCCCATCGACCCGCGGGAGCGACCGTCCGATCGCCGAAAACGCCATGCGCGATGCCCCTCACCCGTTGTCCCCCAGACACACGATGAACTGCGGCGGCACGCTGGGGGCGCTTGACTGTTTCCAGCCCCGCCCGAGGGGCTCCTGCTCGCACGATCTCAAGGGAACCTGCCAACGTTTAGCGAACGCTGTGGGGAAAACTGGGTAAACACTGGGAGGGAAGTGGGGGGTCACGCCGGTCCACGGTCTCTCCCGAAGGGTCCACCCCGGGGGGTTCATGCCGAGGTTCCACCGACAACTTCAATGGTTTGGCCCGGTCCGCTCGTGGGGGCGCCGCGGGTTGAACCGCCGTGGAGCGTTGCTCCTTGGCGTCCTGCTGCTCACCCTGGTCGCCACGCGAGGGGGGATGCGGGCGCCGACCCCGGCCCCATCCGGCCCATCGGCCAGGGGCACCGGGGCACCCCCCCGGTCAGCCATCCCGCACGGGAGCGATCGGTTCCTGATCGTGGGACTGACTCAGGATCTGCACCGAACCGACTCCATCATGGTGGTGCAGTGGGATGCGGCACGCCAACAGGCCCGCATCCTCGGCGTCCCCCGCGACACCGGCGTCGTCATTCAAGGGATCGGGTACACGAAGCTCGTCCACGCTTACGCGACGGGCGGCATCGGTCGAACCCGCGCCGCCGTCGTCAAGCTCCTCAACATCCCAATCGCCCATTACTTCGTCTTCAGCATCCCCGCGATGCGCCACCTCGTCGATCTGATCGGCGGGGTCCCGCTCACCGTAGAAAAGCGCATGTTCTACAATGACCGGGAGCAGCATCTCTTCATTAACCTCCAACCCGGACCCCAGGTGCTGGATGGGCCGCGGGCGGAACAGTACGTCAGATTCCGCAACGATCCCGAAGGCGACATCGGGCGCATCCGCCGCCAGCAGCATTTCGTGCGCGCGGCACTTCAGGCGGTCCATCGGCCAACGGTGTGGGTCCGGCTGCCGCAGATCATTTCGACGGCACGTGCCGACCTCGGAACCGACCTGACGAGCGAGGATCTCCTGGGGTGGGCCCATGAGGTCGACCACCTCGCCACGGATGCCGTTTCGGCCCAGACCATCGAGGGCCACCCCGCCACGCAATTCGATGCGATCATGCGGATGCCGCTGAGCTTCTGGATCCCCGATATGGACGACTTGCACGCGAAGGTGCGCTGGCTTCTCACCGGCGTTCTGCCGCCGCCCAAGCCGTAGCTCCTGGCGGTCGCCCTCGGGTCGCGCGGCGAACGTCGAACCGCGCAACGCCAACGACGTTGGTACCGTGCCGGCCCGCGCCAATGGGCGTGGGGTTCGGCGGGCACCGGATCGACGTCAGTAGAGACCGCCGTTTACGTCCACAATCGCCCCGTGCATATGGCGGGCGCCCGGCCCGGCGAGAAACACGACCACGTCGGCGACGTCCTCCGGCTCAGCGATCCGTCCGAGCGGGGTCTTACGTGCGATCGCCCCCCGCTGGTCCGGCGTCATGACACGCGAGAGCAACGGGGTTTCAACCGGACCCGGACAGACGCAGTTGACGCGAACCCCCATCCCCGCCAATTCCACGGTGAGATGCCGGGTCAGGCCGATCACACCGTACTTCGAGCAGGTGTAGTGGGCACCGTTGGTGAGGCTGGCTCGCCGTCCGGCGATCGATGACACGAGCACCACCGATCCCCGGCGGCGCAGAATATGGGGCAGCGCTGCCTGTACGCAGAGGAAGGCGCCCTTCAGGTTCACGGAGAGCACCCGGTCCCAATTCTCCTCCGAGATCGTCAGAAACGGGTCGGGGAACCCGATCGCGGCATTCGCCACCAAGACGTCCACCCCGCCGCATTGCTCGACCGCGGTCCGGATCATCGCCTCAACTTGAGCGCGATCTGCCACGTCGGCCGCCACCGGAACGCACCGGCCGCCCTGCGATGCGATCGCGTCGGCCGTCTCCTTTGGAGGCTGCAGATCCGCGGCGACGATCCGCGCCCCGCTCGCCGCGAATCTCTACGCGGTCGCGCGCCCGATCCCCCCCGCCGCCCCGGTGATCACGATGGTCAGAGGCCCCGCCTCGCTCATCCGCAATCCTCCTCCGGCCGTACGCCGGCAGTGGTGTCTTCTCCTCTTAGGGAAATGCTGCCAGCGCGTCGTTGAGCAGCCGGGCAAACCCCGGCACGTCAAGCGCCTCGGCCACCCGGACGTTCGGGGGCAGGCCACGGGGAGAGCCGCCGATCGCGGCCGTGGGGTTGAATGCGGGGACGTGCCGCGCATCGCAGACCGTCATGCCGCGTGTGTATTCCCCTTCGCGCTCCACCACGACGTGCATCGGGACCCACGAGATCAGGGCCGGTTCCAGCAGAATAGCCACCGCACAGGGGTCGTGCAGGGGGGCCACAGCCGCTCCGGTCGACCGCCGGACTCCTTCAAGGTAGAAACGGAGCAGCGCCGCGATGGTCTCCCCCGTTCGCGTCCCGAGAGCGGCGAGGCCTTCGATCATTGGGGCGTCGACCGTGGCCTGGCGGGTGAGGTTCAACCCGCACATCCAGAGCGGGATCCCGCTGCGGAACACCGCGTCCGCCGCTTCCGGATCGAACCAGATATTGAACTCGGCGACCGGGGTCACGTTCCCGAGCGTGACGGACCCCCCCATCACACTGATCTCGCGGATTCGCTGGATCAGGTCCGGGGCCCGGCGCAGCGCTTCGGCGATATTGGTCAGCGGACCGGTGGCGATCAGGGTCACCCCATCGTGGGCGCGCGCCGTGTCGATGAGGAACTCCACCGCATGGCGTCCGTCGAGCCGCGCGCGGGGCGGAGGAAACTCGTACCCATCCAATCCACTCTGGCCGTGGATCTCGGGGGCGTGTCTGGGCTCCCCGGCCAGCGGACGTGCGCACCCACGGGCCACCGGGATGGGGAGCCGGGTAAGATCAACGATGCGCCGCGCGTTGAGCGTCGTTCGCTCAACGTCCACGTTCCCGGCAACCGCCGTGACCCCCAGCACATCGAAGTGCCGCGCCGCGAGCAGGATCGCCAGTGCATCGTCGTGACCGGGATCACAATCCAGGATGACCGACCGTCGTGCTGCAGAGTGGCCAGGCCCTTCCACGATCCCCCCCTCCGCGCCCCCGTACTCTCATGGCGTCTTCCGCCCCCGCGCGCCAACCCCCTTCGCGACGAAATCCTCGCACGGAATTCCCCCAACCCGCCGGCAATCATTCAGGGGGACGACGGGAGGAAAACCTCCGGTCAGGGAGCGTGTTGATCTGGGTAACTATAGTACACAAAGGTGAGTGCGAGGCGCGGAAATGACACATGAAGCAGGAGGTCGCGATGCGACACACCCTAGCGGCAATCACCCTCGTCCTGGCCATCGCGGTACCCGCGAGCGGGGCGCCGACGGTAGCGCTTCCATATAAACTCGCCGCGGACTCAGTCCCGGCACCCTGGTTCACTTCGGGGATCGTGGCGGGGCGGTTCGGAGGGGTCCCGGTGATTGGAAGTTTCCGGGGGACCTCATCCCTGGGCGTGTTAACCCTTACCACCCACAAGGCAACCTTCGCCTTCGGCAGCTACGCGTGCGCCCACGGCGTCTGCTCCTTTACCGGGGTCGTTGCCGGTCTCCGGGTGCGCCGGATCGCGCTCCCCCTCAACCTCCGCGGGGCGGGGCGCTTGATCGCGGGGGTCCTTCCCACCCGGCGGGCGTGGCTCTCGGCGGTGGCAACCTGGGCAAGGCTGCATCTAACCCGTGAGCAGCGGGACACGATCATCGCGGAGGTTGAAAAGGCCACCGGAACGTAGTGGCGGGGGCTACCTCAGACGAGCTGCACCCTCGAAGTGAAATCGCCTGCCTAGATAATTTGTCGGCAGGCCGCGGGATCGGGTTATCCGGGCGTCCCCTGAGAGGGATCGGTCCCGGGCGCACTCACGGGCGATGGGTCTTCGGGAATGGAGCCTGCGGCAGGGTCTCCTTGGTCTCCGGTAACTTTCCGGGCGTGCTTGCGGGCTAACTTGGCCTCCCGCTTCGCCTTTCGCTTAAGCTCCTTCGTCCGCTTAAGACTGGAATAGTTCGGGCGGGCCATTGGGCACGCTCCCTTGACCTCGAGTGGTTTCAGTATATCATGCAACGCCAGTTGGTGCCCGCGACGGCGATCCGATTCGACAGTCCACGCGCGGAATGTTACACTGCAGTAGTACCCCGCTCTACTTGGTCGTCTCGAGGCAGACCGCCGCCCCATTGACGCCAAACTACGCGCATGTGCAGGAGATGGCCGATGACGCGCTCCCCAAATCGAACCCGGGCCCGGTCGGTCTTCCGGGGCCGACTCTAGACGCATGCGGACGCGAGGCCCGAACGGGCCGGATCCCGAATGGCGCGAGCGAACCCTTCGCATTCGTGCCGCTGCCCGCAAAGGCAAAACACCGGCCGAAATCGCCGAGGTGCAGGGACTCCCCATTGCCACGGTGGGCCGAATGCTCGCCCGGGTCGATCATCCTCGTTTGTCCGATCCCGCAGATCTCCTTCAAACTCACCGGGAGAAACCGGGAATGGCTCCCGCCGACGTCCAAATGTATTGGCTCGGATTCCTCACGGCGGCGGGCCACATCTGGGGCCAGGGTTCCTCCCTCACCCTCGTCGTCACGTTGGGCGAGGAGTCGCGCGACTCGATCGAAACCTTGATCGCCGACCTCGCGACCGATCATGTGCGGTACGAGTTTTGCCGCAGCAATATCCTCGGCTGGCAGGTCTACCTGCGAGACGAAGCACTGTGCAAGGCCCTGTTTCCATGGGGTGTCCCCTCGGCCCTCCAGGGCGACGACCCCGCGCTACTCGACGACCTTCCCAAGGAGTTAGCCGGCCCATTCATCCGCGGCTATGCGGATGGGAGCCGGAAACCGCCGCACTCACCCAACGGCCGGAAGGACGATCGGTGTGTATGGTACGGTAGTCCGGAGATCCTCACGGGGATCAAATCGATGATCCAGCGGCTCTGGGGCATCTCGGGCGTCGTGTCGAAGAAGCCAGGGGGAGCCGAACTGAGGTTCACGAGCCACGGAGCCTGCCGCACCCTCCAGGCGCTATTGGACGCGTACCCCTCCCGCGCCCCTGCGGGGGCCCCATAGGGCCAGGAACCCTTTGCGTTTGCCCCTTTTATATGTCATACTGTACGGGCATCAGCAGGCTGAAAAGTCGGTTGGTAGCACGGATCATGACGAGGTGCGGCATGGCAGTGGGAACGGTCAAGTGGTTCAATTCGGAGAAAGGCTATGGATTCATCACCCCAGATTCCGGCACGAAGGATCTGTTTGTGCATTACAGCGCGATCCAGGGCGACGGGTACAAGTCGCTGAACGAGGGCCAAAAGGTCGAGTACGAAGAGACCGCTGGGCAGAAGGGGCCACAAGCCTCCAACGTCCGGGTGCTCGGGTAGATCGAGAGGAACCCGGAGATCGCCCGGGGACGCGCAACCTACGTTCGCAAGTGCTGACGCTCTA
The bacterium DNA segment above includes these coding regions:
- a CDS encoding xanthine dehydrogenase family protein molybdopterin-binding subunit; protein product: MAFSAIGRSLPRVDGEEKVTGRTHFVADEEMRGLLHARLFLSPYAHARIRRLPVAAALAVPGVVAVICEQDLPFGDAVPNARGRYLLAKGEVRFVGEPVAAIVAESEAAAADGLERLAAAAEFGALPVLIDPVAAADPASPLVQPDLAGKSGEASLHAALKVDEGPADQRPSNVTSRVRFARGDIDRGLREADLVIARSFRTSVIHQAYLEPHATIADYDSAARRLTVWTATQALFYSRENVAQVLGLPESAVRIVPMAVGGGFGAKILLLEPIAGAMAMVLRRPVRVVLTRSDEFRTATPAPQSALEVRVGARRDGSVTAIQARLLFDAGALPGAPLNIAALMLGGNYQAPHLDIQGREVLTHKAPVGAYRAPGAPQAAFALESVMDDLARSLGLDPIEFRIRNASQGGDPMPNGDSWPRIGLREVLRAAQETPLWRNRDRGGRGVGVAAGGWLGGLEPASACVKMNPDGTAQVIVGSVDISGTATGLAQIAAEMLGLPVSRVRVVGADSDSAPAAGMSGGSKITYTVGSAVVKAAEEARRQLLGLAATQLEAAEADLEVVDGAVRVRGVPTRSVAVAELVKLTSGFGAAHPPLFGVASEAIVQRAPAFGAHVARIRLDADSGRVRVVDYAVVQDVGRAINPAAVRGQIHGGVAQGIGWALLERMIYDENGSVATGTFLDYALPRAADVPAIEVTLVEVPSERGPYGAKGVGEPPVVPVAAAVANAIMDASGARVEELPIVPEAVVAALRRTSSP
- a CDS encoding LCP family protein — its product is MPRFHRQLQWFGPVRSWGRRGLNRRGALLLGVLLLTLVATRGGMRAPTPAPSGPSARGTGAPPRSAIPHGSDRFLIVGLTQDLHRTDSIMVVQWDAARQQARILGVPRDTGVVIQGIGYTKLVHAYATGGIGRTRAAVVKLLNIPIAHYFVFSIPAMRHLVDLIGGVPLTVEKRMFYNDREQHLFINLQPGPQVLDGPRAEQYVRFRNDPEGDIGRIRRQQHFVRAALQAVHRPTVWVRLPQIISTARADLGTDLTSEDLLGWAHEVDHLATDAVSAQTIEGHPATQFDAIMRMPLSFWIPDMDDLHAKVRWLLTGVLPPPKP
- a CDS encoding nucleoside hydrolase; protein product: MEGPGHSAARRSVILDCDPGHDDALAILLAARHFDVLGVTAVAGNVDVERTTLNARRIVDLTRLPIPVARGCARPLAGEPRHAPEIHGQSGLDGYEFPPPRARLDGRHAVEFLIDTARAHDGVTLIATGPLTNIAEALRRAPDLIQRIREISVMGGSVTLGNVTPVAEFNIWFDPEAADAVFRSGIPLWMCGLNLTRQATVDAPMIEGLAALGTRTGETIAALLRFYLEGVRRSTGAAVAPLHDPCAVAILLEPALISWVPMHVVVEREGEYTRGMTVCDARHVPAFNPTAAIGGSPRGLPPNVRVAEALDVPGFARLLNDALAAFP
- a CDS encoding cold-shock protein produces the protein MAVGTVKWFNSEKGYGFITPDSGTKDLFVHYSAIQGDGYKSLNEGQKVEYEETAGQKGPQASNVRVLG